One segment of Acidovorax sp. DW039 DNA contains the following:
- a CDS encoding CvpA family protein encodes MQAFDWFLLVVLGLSSLLGAWRGLIFELISVLSWVAAFFAAQWFASDAGRHLPWVGDDSALSYAAGFAVVFIAVVFLCGLVARICQKMLEAMGLRPADRALGGMFGLLRGVVLLLALAVLVGLTPLHQEMWWRSSALAPFLVRGLDVLKPILPEEFGRLLPLWE; translated from the coding sequence GTGCAAGCTTTTGACTGGTTTCTGCTGGTGGTCCTGGGACTTTCGTCGCTGCTTGGGGCCTGGAGAGGCCTGATTTTTGAACTGATTTCGGTGCTTAGCTGGGTTGCTGCGTTTTTTGCTGCGCAGTGGTTTGCCAGCGACGCAGGTCGGCATCTGCCATGGGTGGGAGACGACTCTGCCTTGAGCTATGCGGCGGGCTTCGCGGTGGTATTTATCGCAGTGGTCTTTCTGTGCGGTTTGGTGGCCCGTATTTGCCAGAAGATGCTGGAAGCTATGGGTTTGAGACCAGCGGATCGAGCGCTAGGGGGAATGTTTGGCTTGCTGCGTGGGGTGGTATTGCTACTCGCACTGGCCGTGCTCGTAGGGCTGACGCCTTTGCACCAAGAGATGTGGTGGAGATCTTCTGCACTTGCTCCATTCCTGGTGCGCGGACTGGATGTGTTGAAGCCTATCTTGCCTGAGGAGTTTGGGCGCCTTCTTCCTCTTTGGGAATAA
- a CDS encoding SPOR domain-containing protein, with translation MAFFKFRWPGQTNTADAPAKRSRAPQAESIEVMRRRARHRLMGAAVLVLLGVVGFPILFDTQPRPIPVDVPIEIPDRNKVAPLVVPERQSEAESPKPQGSSTNGGGRSPGERVAANAALGDGEELVPSSGNSSRPTPRTATAQPTAAQHKPDAKPAASSSTTQPKPAKPDESPRTKPASEPRPATADRADEERFIVQVGAFADAEKAKEVRAKLERAGLKTYTQVVDSKDGKRTRVRVGPYPTRADADKAAARIKTLELSASVLTL, from the coding sequence ATGGCATTTTTCAAGTTTCGGTGGCCGGGTCAAACCAATACAGCTGATGCCCCGGCCAAGCGCTCGCGTGCTCCTCAGGCGGAGAGTATTGAGGTGATGCGCCGTCGCGCCCGCCACCGCTTGATGGGTGCTGCGGTGCTTGTGCTGTTGGGGGTTGTGGGTTTTCCCATCCTGTTTGACACCCAGCCTCGTCCTATCCCGGTCGACGTACCGATTGAAATTCCTGACCGCAACAAGGTTGCACCACTTGTCGTGCCTGAGCGTCAGTCTGAGGCGGAATCGCCTAAGCCTCAGGGGAGCAGCACAAATGGGGGAGGCCGTTCTCCGGGTGAGCGGGTTGCTGCCAATGCCGCATTAGGCGATGGCGAGGAGTTGGTGCCTTCCTCGGGTAACAGTTCTCGTCCGACCCCGCGGACAGCGACGGCCCAGCCCACAGCCGCTCAGCACAAGCCTGACGCAAAGCCTGCTGCCTCGAGCAGCACGACTCAACCAAAACCAGCAAAGCCTGACGAGTCTCCGCGTACAAAACCGGCTTCTGAGCCTCGTCCTGCGACTGCTGATCGTGCGGACGAAGAGCGCTTCATTGTGCAGGTGGGGGCATTTGCGGATGCAGAAAAAGCCAAAGAAGTGCGAGCCAAGTTGGAGCGTGCTGGGCTGAAAACATATACGCAGGTGGTGGATTCCAAGGACGGGAAGAGAACCCGGGTGCGGGTGGGGCCGTATCCAACACGTGCTGACGCAGACAAGGCCGCAGCCAGAATCAAGACGCTTGAGCTGTCCGCTTCTGTCTTGACTCTCTAG
- the folC gene encoding bifunctional tetrahydrofolate synthase/dihydrofolate synthase: MHTTPHTLEGWLRHCEQLHPVGIEMGLDRVQEVARRMSLKFTCPVITVAGTNGKGSTCAMLEAVALQAGYRPGVYTSPHLVHFQERCRIHGDIVAADDLIPHFEAVEQARTQGGEEVSLTYFEFTTLAILRLMSHSLLDVAILEVGLGGRLDATNVIDADCAVITSIDIDHVEFLGPDRESIGREKAGIMRTGRPAIVSDPMVPQSVVDHAREIGADLWRVGHDFNVSGDKQQWAWAGRGRRYAGLAYPALRGANQLVNAAGVLAALEALRDRLPVTAQAVRNGMAMVDLPGRFQIVPGQPTLVLDVAHNPHSVAALSANLDAMGYFPCTHAVFGAMGDKDLSTMLAKIGPLIDRWYFTSLPTTRALSGGELQQKWNAIQMVSGVRRDVSSTVHAEPLLALQAAFDAADPADRIVVFGSFYTVGGVLVNGIPRLKAKHLGA; encoded by the coding sequence ATGCACACTACCCCCCACACTTTGGAAGGCTGGCTCCGTCACTGCGAGCAGTTGCACCCTGTCGGTATTGAAATGGGCTTGGACCGTGTCCAGGAAGTGGCCCGCCGCATGTCATTGAAATTTACCTGTCCTGTGATCACCGTGGCGGGCACGAACGGTAAAGGTTCAACTTGCGCCATGCTTGAAGCAGTGGCGTTGCAGGCGGGGTACCGTCCAGGCGTTTACACGTCTCCCCATCTGGTGCATTTTCAGGAGCGATGCCGAATTCACGGAGACATCGTCGCTGCCGATGATCTGATTCCTCACTTTGAAGCCGTGGAGCAAGCGCGAACACAAGGTGGGGAAGAAGTCTCTCTGACCTATTTTGAATTCACGACCCTTGCCATTTTGCGATTGATGAGCCACTCACTGCTCGATGTTGCAATTCTGGAAGTTGGCTTGGGTGGCCGTTTGGATGCCACCAATGTTATTGATGCCGACTGCGCTGTCATTACTAGCATCGACATTGACCATGTGGAATTTTTGGGGCCAGATCGTGAGTCAATCGGGCGAGAGAAGGCTGGCATCATGCGCACCGGCCGTCCTGCCATCGTGAGCGATCCGATGGTTCCCCAAAGTGTGGTTGACCATGCCAGAGAAATTGGCGCGGATCTATGGCGTGTGGGGCATGACTTTAATGTCTCCGGAGATAAGCAGCAGTGGGCTTGGGCTGGCAGAGGTCGCAGGTATGCAGGCTTGGCTTACCCCGCGTTGCGCGGTGCGAACCAGCTTGTGAACGCTGCAGGCGTGCTTGCAGCTCTCGAAGCCTTGCGCGATCGTTTGCCTGTTACTGCGCAAGCGGTGCGCAACGGTATGGCAATGGTGGATTTACCCGGTCGTTTTCAGATCGTTCCTGGTCAGCCAACGCTTGTGCTGGACGTGGCACACAACCCCCATTCCGTTGCCGCGCTGTCGGCCAACCTTGATGCGATGGGATATTTCCCCTGCACCCATGCAGTTTTCGGAGCGATGGGAGACAAGGACTTAAGCACGATGCTGGCCAAGATCGGGCCGTTGATTGATCGCTGGTACTTCACCAGTTTGCCCACAACCAGAGCTTTGAGTGGCGGGGAATTGCAGCAGAAGTGGAATGCGATCCAGATGGTTTCCGGAGTGCGCAGGGATGTTTCCTCCACGGTGCATGCAGAGCCTTTGTTGGCGCTGCAAGCCGCATTTGATGCGGCAGACCCGGCTGATAGAATCGTGGTCTTTGGCTCGTTCTACACAGTAGGCGGTGTGCTGGTCAACGGCATTCCTCGCCTGAAGGCCAAGCATTTGGGCGCATAA
- a CDS encoding arsenate reductase translates to MQQPHITLFGIPNCDTVRKARNWLEARDIPYTFHDFKKQGVEADHILQWCEACGIDKVLNRKGTTWRGLAPVEQEKAASLLSAIELLKEHPSLIKRPVVEWKTIRGSAITVGFDADDWEKQLK, encoded by the coding sequence ATGCAACAACCTCACATCACACTCTTTGGCATTCCGAATTGCGACACGGTGCGCAAGGCACGGAATTGGCTGGAAGCACGCGACATCCCATACACATTCCACGACTTCAAAAAGCAAGGAGTTGAAGCGGACCACATTCTTCAGTGGTGTGAGGCCTGTGGAATCGACAAAGTACTCAACCGCAAAGGCACCACTTGGCGCGGTCTCGCCCCCGTTGAGCAGGAAAAAGCGGCGTCACTCCTGTCCGCAATCGAACTCCTGAAAGAGCACCCCAGCCTGATCAAACGTCCGGTAGTGGAATGGAAGACCATCCGAGGCAGTGCAATCACAGTGGGTTTCGATGCTGACGATTGGGAAAAGCAATTGAAGTGA
- a CDS encoding glycine zipper 2TM domain-containing protein has translation MKKIAITTLLTFCAVTAFAQEQGRVLSATPIVQQVGIPQQVCGNETVYSGSRNSGAGAVMGAIAGGAAGNAIGKGNGRAAATAIGVIGGALLGNQIEGSQPQYQNVQRCTTETYYENRTVGYNVVYEYAGRQYTTRTQTDPGAWIPVSVQPQSGQSYSTQPNGFSSYGSGTTYVQPGVVTTTYPTYVTPPVTVIEYGPRPYYHHGNPYWR, from the coding sequence ATGAAGAAGATCGCAATCACTACGCTGCTGACTTTCTGCGCAGTCACCGCTTTTGCCCAGGAACAGGGGCGGGTTCTGTCGGCAACACCGATCGTTCAGCAAGTAGGCATCCCCCAACAGGTCTGCGGAAACGAAACCGTATACAGCGGCTCACGCAACTCAGGAGCAGGCGCTGTGATGGGCGCCATTGCCGGGGGCGCTGCGGGTAATGCTATCGGCAAAGGTAACGGCAGAGCAGCGGCCACTGCAATTGGCGTGATAGGAGGCGCGCTGCTGGGCAACCAGATCGAGGGAAGCCAGCCGCAATATCAGAATGTGCAACGCTGCACCACAGAGACCTACTACGAGAACCGCACCGTAGGCTACAACGTGGTTTATGAATACGCCGGGCGCCAGTACACCACTCGCACGCAGACAGACCCAGGTGCGTGGATTCCCGTCAGCGTACAGCCCCAATCTGGCCAAAGCTACTCCACACAGCCCAATGGGTTTAGCAGTTACGGCTCTGGCACAACCTATGTGCAACCTGGGGTAGTTACCACCACTTATCCCACTTATGTGACACCACCCGTAACGGTCATTGAATATGGCCCCCGGCCTTATTACCACCACGGCAACCCCTACTGGCGTTAA
- a CDS encoding pyrimidine/purine nucleoside phosphorylase, with protein sequence MTTQSIDGVTVNTQANVYFDGKCVSHGITLADGTKKSVGVVLPATLTFNTGAPEIMECVAGSCEYRLEGTDVWVKSIAGEKFSVPGNSKFDIRVTEAYHYICHFG encoded by the coding sequence ATGACCACCCAATCCATCGACGGCGTGACCGTCAACACCCAAGCCAATGTGTACTTTGATGGGAAATGCGTCAGCCACGGCATCACGCTGGCTGATGGCACCAAAAAGTCGGTGGGGGTGGTTTTGCCCGCCACGTTGACTTTCAACACTGGCGCCCCAGAGATCATGGAGTGCGTGGCAGGTTCCTGCGAGTACCGTTTGGAAGGAACTGACGTGTGGGTGAAGTCAATCGCTGGGGAAAAGTTTTCTGTTCCCGGCAATTCCAAATTTGATATCCGGGTGACCGAGGCCTATCACTACATCTGCCACTTTGGCTGA